The Pseudomonadota bacterium genome includes a region encoding these proteins:
- a CDS encoding LytTR family DNA-binding domain-containing protein — protein sequence MLRCRESTCASPRPPCRTPVPHAAVRRGGRTGRVLASRDIVRIESERNYVRVHTTKADYRLRKTLAELTEELDPAHFVRTNRAMIVSLSHVREVQTWFRGDRLSS from the coding sequence GTGCTGCGTTGCCGAGAGTCCACCTGCGCTAGCCCTCGACCGCCGTGCCGCACCCCGGTACCTCACGCTGCTGTACGTAGAGGCGGGCGAACAGGGCGTGTTCTTGCCAGTAGGGACATCGTGCGCATCGAGTCGGAGCGCAACTACGTCCGCGTGCATACGACCAAGGCCGACTACCGCCTGCGCAAGACCCTGGCTGAGCTCACGGAGGAGTTGGACCCAGCACACTTCGTGCGCACCAACCGTGCGATGATCGTGAGCCTCAGCCACGTGCGGGAGGTGCAGACCTGGTTCCGCGGCGACCGGCTCTCATCCTGA